One Streptomyces umbrinus genomic window, CAGATACTGCGCTACTCCGTGGGAGCCCATCCGGGCGCGTTCGGCCCCTTCCACCACTTCCGCTTCGGTTTCTCCGAACTTCCCGATGTCGTCTACACCGAGAGCCTCGTCGGCTCGGTCTATGTCGACCAGCCGGCCGATGTCGTGACGTACCTCGAAGTAATGGACCGGATGTCCGTGCAGGCGGAGCCGGTCGCTCGGACCAGGGCCATCCTGGCTGAACTGCGTAAGGAGTTGTGAGCCATGACTTCCATGGACCCCATCCACAGCGGAATGCCCGCCATCGATCTGGGCACCGAGGGCTGGCACAAGCCCTGGAGCGGCACCAACGGCGGCAGCTGTGTCGAGGCCAAGCGACTGCCCGACGGCAGCGTCGCGTTCCGCCAGTCCAAGGACCCGGACGGGCCCGCGCTGATCTACACCCGGGAAGAGATGATCTCGTTCCTGGAGGGCGCGAAGTCCGGCCAGGCCGACTTCCTCGTCGCCTGACGCCCCGCTGAACTCCCGCGTCGCGAGCCCGCGCTCCGACGCCCTCGCCCGCCCGGTCCGGGCGGCACCACTACGCCCGCACAACCATCCACCACTACGGCCGCACAACCGGACAACCCGCACGCGCACTCCCGCCGTGCGGGTCGCCCGGCCACACTGGGAAAGTCGGTCGTCCTGGAGGGAGTGGTATGCGCACGCTCCATGAGGCCGTCGACCGGTGCCGGACGCTGGTCGTCGAGGGCCCCGACGGCATCGCCAGAAGCGGACTGCTCGCCGAACTGGTCCGCAACGGATTCATGATCAGGCGCTCGCGGGACCAGCTGCACCACGTGGACCCGACCCGTCCGTACCGTGAACTCCTCGCCGCCCCCGGCCGCCTGGCGGTCGACGGCGGCATCGTCCACGAGCTCGTCTACGGGCCGCTGCGCCGCGGACACTCCCGGGTGACCTGGATCCAGGCG contains:
- a CDS encoding DUF397 domain-containing protein, translated to MTSMDPIHSGMPAIDLGTEGWHKPWSGTNGGSCVEAKRLPDGSVAFRQSKDPDGPALIYTREEMISFLEGAKSGQADFLVA